The following are encoded in a window of Fictibacillus halophilus genomic DNA:
- the gerD gene encoding spore germination lipoprotein GerD, translating to MKKIYIFLFCISLAALSGCAQEAQGSSQVDYEATKKMLVDLLKTDEGKKAIKEVLSDKEIQQDILIDQEVIKQTIEKQLLSEKGQKFWQTLFKDPKFSVAFAKSMRKEHEKLMKDLIKDPQYQAEVMKIMQNPQMAEKLLSLVDTQPVRKEMKKVMLETFESPIVQAQIQEMLKKVAHEEIDQSISKKEKEASSGSEQEQEESTSPQ from the coding sequence TTGAAAAAAATATACATTTTCCTCTTTTGTATCTCTCTTGCTGCTCTTTCGGGCTGTGCTCAAGAAGCCCAAGGCAGTTCCCAGGTCGATTATGAAGCAACAAAAAAGATGCTTGTCGACCTCTTGAAGACAGATGAAGGAAAAAAAGCAATTAAAGAAGTGCTATCAGATAAAGAAATTCAACAAGATATACTCATTGATCAAGAAGTCATCAAACAGACGATTGAAAAGCAGCTTCTTTCTGAAAAGGGCCAAAAGTTTTGGCAGACCCTTTTTAAAGATCCGAAGTTCTCAGTAGCTTTTGCAAAAAGTATGCGAAAAGAACACGAGAAGTTGATGAAAGACCTTATCAAAGATCCACAATATCAAGCAGAAGTTATGAAAATTATGCAGAATCCGCAAATGGCAGAAAAATTATTATCACTCGTTGATACACAGCCTGTTAGAAAAGAAATGAAAAAAGTAATGCTTGAAACGTTTGAAAGTCCAATCGTACAAGCTCAGATTCAAGAAATGCTGAAAAAAGTGGCTCACGAAGAGATTGATCAGTCCATCTCTAAAAAAGAAAAAGAAGCTTCATCCGGCAGCGAACAAGAACAAGAAGAATCCACGAGCCCACAATAA
- a CDS encoding KinB-signaling pathway activation protein, whose protein sequence is MKIRSWIFLFFTTLLIGIVSAITVGLILKFPEDSSALEVLLYIFGLIGFGALFSVFSQMGFFAYLTVHRFGLGIFKSHRLWNGVQLVLIAVVLFDLFYLRYTSFHKEGDSLVNYILIPLAILAYGLIIAYVKVKQTTSVAFIPTLFFITVVTILEWVPVLKENNTLSLWMGFVPIMLCNTYQILMLHRLLQSNQTKSSKQTKPTAL, encoded by the coding sequence GTGAAAATTAGAAGTTGGATCTTTTTATTCTTTACCACATTGTTAATTGGGATTGTCAGTGCAATCACAGTTGGTCTTATATTAAAGTTTCCTGAAGACAGCAGCGCTTTAGAAGTACTTCTATATATTTTTGGATTGATCGGTTTTGGCGCGTTGTTCAGTGTATTTAGTCAGATGGGCTTTTTTGCTTATTTAACCGTTCACCGCTTTGGCCTTGGTATCTTCAAAAGTCATCGCCTTTGGAATGGTGTTCAACTTGTATTGATTGCGGTCGTACTATTCGATCTGTTCTATTTACGATATACATCTTTTCACAAAGAAGGCGACAGCCTAGTTAACTACATTCTAATACCGCTTGCGATTTTAGCGTACGGTTTGATCATTGCATATGTAAAAGTAAAACAAACAACGAGTGTAGCATTCATCCCAACGTTATTTTTCATCACAGTAGTAACCATTTTAGAGTGGGTGCCAGTGTTGAAAGAAAACAATACCCTTTCGCTTTGGATGGGTTTTGTTCCGATAATGCTTTGTAATACGTATCAAATTTTAATGTTGCATCGTCTGTTGCAGTCAAATCAAACTAAATCATCTAAACAAACAAAGCCCACTGCCTTATAA